The following is a genomic window from Haloarcula sp. DT43.
TTCCACCCGGCGGACCTCCACACGACCGACGGCGGCAACTACCGCGTCAAGAAGGAGAAAGCCCTCTCGGAGGGGACGGACTTCGAGGAGTTCGTGGGCCACTCCGAGAAGGTCACGCTCGACGCGGTGGCCGACGACGGCCCCGACCAGAGCGTGCTGGACGTGCTGTCGGCCTTCGAGCGGGGCGACCTCTCGAAGGAGGACGCCGCGGCGATGCTGGAGTGAGCCGACTACGGGCCGACGAGTTCGGCGTCCTCGGCGCGGCGGAGCCGCGACAGCGGGAAGGCGTACTCCCGCGGGTCGGTCTCGCTGACGGCCGCGGAGAGGTACGTCGCCAACACGACGATGTCGTCGTCGGGGTAGCCGTCGTTGGTGTCGTAGTCGGCGACCGTCTGGCCGGTCGCCTCGACGGTCCAGTCGTCGGCCAGCGTGTCGGTGACGGCCGTCACCACGAGTCTGTCGCCCGTCTCGCGGTCCCGAACGATATCGCCGGTTTCCAGTCGGCACTGGCCACAGAGGTGAGGCGTCGGTGCGTCCGGCCCGACGAAGGTGACGGTGCCACAGGCGTCACAGGTCGCCCGGTCCTTTCCGGGCGGCGCGACCCGCCGTGCAGTGATTTCGATGGCGACGCGCCGGAGGTGCTTGCAGTGCTCGCCGCGGATGCGGTTGTCGGGACAGGCACAGGACTGCTGTGTGATGTCGACGAGGTACGTGCTGTCGCTTTCGGTCGTCACGGCGTACGTGCCGTCCGCGCGCGGGCGAACGGCCATGCGCTCGGTCCAGGCGCGGGCGGCCCGGTCCGGGAGTGAACGGAGGTCCGGTGCAAGTGCGGTACTCTGCCGGTCGGCTGCTGGCTCGATGAGCGTCATAGGTGCGGACGCGGCTGTATTTTCGGGTGCGTCCAGTCGAAACGTAGGTGCTACACGGCCCTAAATTGCTCGGCCGCCGGGCTCCGGCGCTTCGATACCCTTTTTGCCGGCCCTGTGAAACCGCAGGACATGGATATCGAGCGGGAGACGCTCCTGCAAATCGTCATCTCGGCGGTCGCCGTCGTGCTGTTCGTCAGCGCAGCTGTTACCGTCTCACAGTCGTACCTGAGCGGGTCGAGCCTGTCAGCCACCGGCGGGTACGCCCTCATCGGGGTCATCGGCCTGTTCGTCGTGTTCATGACCGCTGCCGGTCTCTGGCTCGAACGCCAGCAGTTCTAGGCGTCGGCCTCTTCGTCGCCCTCGTCCTCGCGCCAATCGACCAGTTCCTCCTCGTCGGTGTCGTCTAGCTTCTGCTCGTAGTAGCCCATCGGATGGGCAATCGTCTCACAGAGGTCGTCCTTGTTGACGCAGTCGCCGTAGGACTGCATGGTCGAACACGCCGGCGTCGAGTATTCCGTCGGGCTGGTCTCGCCACGGATGTGGTCGACCTGGTAGCGGGTCGCTTCCTCGCCGAAGCCGGGGTTGACCTGGAACAGGTCGACGATTTCGTCCGTCGTCATGCCGATGCCGGTCAGGAACGCGGCGATGGCAAAGCGGGAGTGGTGTTCCAGGTGCTCGCCCTTCTGGACCTGGTCGAGCAGGGACTTCATGCAGGGCGGGAACAGCTCCGGCACGACGGTGTCGATTTCGCGGGTGAGTTCCAGGTCCGAGAGGACTTCCTCCAGGCGGTCGACCTCCTCGGTCAGTTCGTCCGCGATGGCGTCGGGGACGTCGAACGGCAGGCCGTCGGCGACGCGGTGGCGGATGGCCTGCTTCAGCAGGACGTGCAACTCCTCGGCGGTGACCCGGACCTGCCCGTCGGCCAGCGGCCGGTTGACCAGCCGCCAGGAGTCCCCCCGCTGGTCGGCCGCCAGGTCGAGATACGCGCCGACCTCGACGCGGTAGCCGTCGCCGGCGTCCCGGACGGCGCTCGCGAGGTCGAACTCCGCGAGCAGTTCCTCGCGGTCCAGCGTCTCCCGCTGGGTGGATTTCAGCTCCGTCGTCGTGGCGAACTCCTCGGTGAACCGCTCGTAGGCCGCCTCGGCCTCCGCCTGCGCGTACTTGCGGGTACAGATGTGGACGTCGACGAGCGAGACCAGCACGCGGGCGACGGGGTACGACAGCAGTTCGACGCGTGTCCGCCGGTGTGGCTCGCCGACGCTGCCGTCCGTGATGGCCGACTCGACTCGCTCCAGCGCGCGCGCCGTGACCGCCTCGTCCGTGGCGACGACCTCGCCGAGGTCCACCGCCGCGGCTTCGACGGCCTCGCGTGACCGCGCCAGGAACGGATAGCGTGCGTGGAGCGGTTCCATTGCCACCACCTTTCGGACGGGAGCGAATAAAATTGCCGTCACCGAACGGGCCGGCGCGTGCGCCGCTCGCGGCCACTCCCGACCCGACCGCACCGCCGTCGGGACCCAGGAGAGTCAGGGGCCCTATACACGTAGCGTCGCCGGGCCATCGCCCCAATACAGCTAGCGGACAAGCCGATACCCCTGACGCCGTTCTATCGACGTGTGGTAAGGACGAGAGGGGACAACCGCCCCTCGACGGGTAACTGCCCACACAGGCACACATGACGCACAAACACGACACCGACTCACGGTCCGGTATCCGAGCGACGTTCGAAGAGTACGACGTTGGCGAGAGCACGGTCGCCCACATCGGCGACCCCGAGAACCGGTCGGCGTGGATTCAGTCGACGGTGTCCGTCGACGTACGGCGATAGCTCACCGACACTACGGAGTTCCGGCGCGCCGTTTCGGCTCTTCT
Proteins encoded in this region:
- a CDS encoding SWIM zinc finger family protein, whose translation is MTLIEPAADRQSTALAPDLRSLPDRAARAWTERMAVRPRADGTYAVTTESDSTYLVDITQQSCACPDNRIRGEHCKHLRRVAIEITARRVAPPGKDRATCDACGTVTFVGPDAPTPHLCGQCRLETGDIVRDRETGDRLVVTAVTDTLADDWTVEATGQTVADYDTNDGYPDDDIVVLATYLSAAVSETDPREYAFPLSRLRRAEDAELVGP
- a CDS encoding DUF7472 family protein, with translation MDIERETLLQIVISAVAVVLFVSAAVTVSQSYLSGSSLSATGGYALIGVIGLFVVFMTAAGLWLERQQF
- the priL gene encoding DNA primase regulatory subunit PriL; protein product: MEPLHARYPFLARSREAVEAAAVDLGEVVATDEAVTARALERVESAITDGSVGEPHRRTRVELLSYPVARVLVSLVDVHICTRKYAQAEAEAAYERFTEEFATTTELKSTQRETLDREELLAEFDLASAVRDAGDGYRVEVGAYLDLAADQRGDSWRLVNRPLADGQVRVTAEELHVLLKQAIRHRVADGLPFDVPDAIADELTEEVDRLEEVLSDLELTREIDTVVPELFPPCMKSLLDQVQKGEHLEHHSRFAIAAFLTGIGMTTDEIVDLFQVNPGFGEEATRYQVDHIRGETSPTEYSTPACSTMQSYGDCVNKDDLCETIAHPMGYYEQKLDDTDEEELVDWREDEGDEEADA